From Spea bombifrons isolate aSpeBom1 chromosome 6, aSpeBom1.2.pri, whole genome shotgun sequence, a single genomic window includes:
- the LOC128500109 gene encoding pancreatic alpha-amylase-like has translation MKLLLLFVVLGFCSAQFNPNTRAGRTSIVHLFEWKWEDIAAECERYLGPNGFGGVQISPPNENIVLSNPFRPWYERYQPISYKLCTRSGNEQQFRDMVTRCNNVGVYIYVDAIINHMCGSGGGAGTHSTCGSYFNAGSKDFPTVPYSSWDFNDGKCRTGSGEIENYGDSYQVRDCRLVGLLDLALEKDYVRGKIAEYMNNLISIGVAGFRLDAAKHMWPGDIKAITDRLYNLNTKWFPSGARPFIFQEVIDLGGEPISSSEYTGIGRVTEFKYGAKLGNVIRKWNGEKLSYLKNWGEGWGFMPSGKALVFVDNHDNQRGHGAGGASILTFWDARLYKMGVGFMLAHPYGFTRIMSSYRWSRNFVNGKDVNDWIGPPSYSDGSTKSVTINADSTCGNDWVCEHRWRQIKNMAIFRNVVDGQPFSNWWDNGSNQVAFGRGNRGFIVFNNDDWYMDATLYTGLPAGTYCDVISGQKEGSRCTGRQITVGSNGSARFQISNNDEDPFAAIHVDARL, from the exons ATGAAGCTCCTTCTGCTCTTTGTGGTCCTTGGGTTTTGCTCGGCTCAGTTCAATCCCAACACCAGGGCTGGCCGGACATCTATTGTCCACTTGTTTGAATGGAAATGGGAAGACATTGCAGCAGAGTGTGAACGATACTTGGGACCTAATGGGTTTGGAGGAGTACAG ATTTCTCCACCAAATGAGAACATCGTCCTCAGCAATCCTTTCAGACCATGGTATGAAAGATATCAACCAATTAGCTACAAACTCTGCACCCGATCTGGAAATGAACAGCAATTCCGAGACATGGTGACCCGTTGTAACAACGTTGGG GTGTATATTTATGTGGATGCAATCATTAACCACATGTGCGGCTCTGGTGGAGGTGCAGGTACCCATTCAACTTGCGGGAGCTACTTCAATGCAGGTTCAAAAGATTTTCCAACTGTCCCATACTCTTCCTGGGACTTCAACGATGGCAAATGCAGGACAGGCAGTGGTGAAATAGAAAACTACGGAGATTCATATCAG gtTAGAGATTGTCGTCTTGTTGGCCTTCTGGATCTGGCACTGGAGAAGGACTACGTGCGTGGAAAGATTGCTGAGTACATGAACAATCTCATCAGCATTGGAGTGGCTGGCTTCAGACTTGATGCAGCCAAGCACATGTGGCCCGGTGATATCAAAGCAATCACTGACAGACTATATAACTTGAACACAAAATGGTTTCCCAGCGGTGCCCGTCCTTTTATCTTCCAGGAG GTTATTGATCTTGGGGGTGAACCTATTTCATCCAGCGAATATACTGGCATCGGAAGAGTGACTGAATTTAAATATGGAGCTAAACTCGGGAATGTCATTCGCAAATGGAACGGAGAGAAGCTGTCTTACCTGAA gaactGGGGAGAAGGATGGGGATTCATGCCTAGCGGCAAAGCCCTGGTCTTTGTAGATAATCATGATAACCAGAGAggtcacggagctggtggagcCTCTATCCTCACCTTCTGGGATGCTCG ACTCTACAAAATGGGTGTTGGCTTCATGCTTGCACATCCCTATGGGTTCACTCGTATCATGTCCAGTTACAGATGGTCAAGGAATTTTGTGAATGGAAAG GACGTAAATGATTGGATTGGACCACCAAGTTACTCAGATGGCTCTACAAAATCTGTCACTATTAATGCTGATTCCACTTGTGGTAACGACTGGGTCTGTGAGCACAGATGGCGTCAAATAAA GAATATGGCTATTTTCCGCAACGTGGTAGACGGACAACCCTTTTCTAACTGGTGGGACAATGGAAGCAATCAAGTTGCCTTTGGTCGTGGCAACAGAGGGTTCATTGTTTTTAACAATGATGATTG GTACATGGACGCCACCCTATACACCGGTCTCCCAGCTGGTACATACTGTGATGTGATCTCTGGACAAAAGGAGGGATCCAGGTGCACTGGCAGACAGATTACAGTGGGTAGCAATGGCTCTGCCCGATTCCAGATCAGTAACAATGATGAAGATCCATTCGCTGCTATTCATGTTGATGCCAGAttataa